The following are from one region of the Salicibibacter kimchii genome:
- a CDS encoding MBL fold metallo-hydrolase, translating to MSNKIKKSNYDQVEIINIPVNPYIPLISIYLYYIDGMLIDTGPSKRRKRLGPLFRSREVERVAITHYHEDHSGMASWIGQHMNVEIFAHEKTIPIARETAKVPWYQELYTGRRLPFTPKAYPNVIETSKYRFYPIETPGHTMDHTCLFEPHHGWLFTGDLYITPYPKVFLQEESMDAYIETLHKLNRFDYRTVFCAHEGVIRNGKEMMNRKREYLERTREQVVHMHRMGWKDETIMKKLFPDKVKLEQRSFGTFSRLNMIRSCIRGQ from the coding sequence ATGAGTAATAAAATAAAAAAAAGCAACTATGATCAAGTTGAAATCATCAACATTCCGGTCAATCCTTATATTCCTTTAATCTCCATCTATCTTTACTACATTGACGGGATGCTTATTGATACCGGACCGAGCAAAAGACGGAAACGATTAGGCCCCCTTTTCCGTTCACGGGAGGTCGAGCGAGTAGCGATTACGCATTACCATGAGGATCATTCGGGCATGGCATCATGGATCGGGCAGCACATGAACGTGGAGATATTTGCGCATGAAAAAACGATTCCGATCGCGAGGGAAACGGCAAAGGTGCCCTGGTATCAGGAACTATACACCGGACGCCGTCTCCCTTTCACTCCCAAAGCCTATCCGAACGTTATTGAAACGTCCAAGTATCGCTTTTACCCGATTGAAACCCCCGGTCATACCATGGATCATACTTGTTTATTTGAGCCGCATCATGGTTGGTTGTTCACCGGTGATTTATATATTACCCCTTATCCAAAGGTTTTTTTGCAGGAAGAATCGATGGATGCTTACATTGAAACGTTGCACAAACTGAACCGTTTCGATTACCGAACGGTGTTTTGTGCCCACGAAGGGGTCATTCGCAACGGAAAAGAAATGATGAATCGTAAACGGGAATATTTAGAGCGAACGCGAGAACAGGTGGTGCACATGCATCGAATGGGGTGGAAAGACGAAACGATCATGAAGAAACTGTTTCCCGATAAAGTGAAACTGGAACAGCGATCCTTTGGCACATTTTCACGGTTGAACATGATCCGTTCATGCATTCGCGGGCAATAA
- a CDS encoding TetR/AcrR family transcriptional regulator, translating to MISLLFKHRPYKDPCNKLLDAALHLYTGKGFRETSVLEVVEQARVSKTTFYHFFKSKEDLLIQLFQSLLEEVLQEVKRTAELETHIAHKSFAGIRRYLEICNDHRPIARLLLVSSSGLSPAIEEVRREAHVEFATFIYESVRAEPNQMKRLSDDQIHTAAQAMVGAINEVVIHKIIVEKKENIDELAQLLNRIVVGTFTMLSDNQWSFKGGMRL from the coding sequence ATGATTTCTCTGCTGTTCAAACACCGACCGTATAAAGATCCGTGTAATAAACTTCTTGACGCTGCATTGCATTTATACACCGGAAAAGGGTTTAGAGAAACATCGGTGTTGGAAGTCGTTGAACAGGCGCGAGTGTCGAAGACGACCTTTTATCATTTTTTTAAAAGTAAAGAAGATTTACTCATTCAACTGTTTCAATCTTTACTGGAAGAAGTCTTGCAAGAAGTGAAACGAACAGCAGAACTGGAGACTCACATTGCCCATAAGTCATTTGCCGGCATTCGCCGTTATCTGGAAATCTGTAACGATCATCGCCCTATTGCTCGCCTTTTACTCGTATCATCCTCTGGATTGAGCCCGGCGATCGAAGAGGTGCGTCGTGAAGCGCACGTTGAATTTGCAACTTTTATCTATGAAAGTGTGCGCGCCGAACCTAATCAGATGAAAAGGCTTTCCGATGATCAAATCCATACCGCTGCGCAAGCGATGGTTGGTGCTATTAATGAAGTCGTGATTCACAAAATTATCGTTGAGAAAAAAGAAAACATCGACGAATTGGCGCAATTGTTAAACCGTATTGTGGTCGGAACATTTACGATGCTCTCGGATAATCAATGGTCATTTAAAGGGGGGATGCGGTTGTAA
- a CDS encoding SCP2 sterol-binding domain-containing protein translates to MANVKEIFDQINTGLREDPSRAGGVEAVYQFNLSGSEAGTYQVVLKSDEGYAQEGDQETPDCTLTLDSDDFIKMAEGELNGTEAFMSGQLQIDGDMGLALRLQEVLEAYNAEQQ, encoded by the coding sequence ATGGCAAACGTAAAAGAGATTTTTGATCAAATCAATACCGGGCTTCGGGAGGATCCGTCTCGGGCAGGAGGCGTGGAAGCTGTTTATCAGTTCAATTTGAGTGGAAGCGAAGCCGGAACCTATCAGGTCGTTCTGAAATCCGACGAAGGTTACGCGCAAGAAGGCGATCAAGAAACTCCTGATTGCACGCTGACGCTCGATTCCGATGATTTTATAAAAATGGCCGAGGGTGAATTGAACGGTACGGAAGCGTTTATGAGCGGGCAGCTGCAAATCGACGGAGACATGGGATTGGCCCTACGCCTTCAGGAAGTATTGGAAGCGTATAACGCCGAACAGCAATAA
- a CDS encoding class I adenylate-forming enzyme family protein, whose amino-acid sequence MNLSKIWQDNVVEYGEYPILIYEGEAYTNVRLDEVSSQLAHALRQMGVEKGNRVLVTMPNCPEVVIAFGGVIKSGSAVVPVMPLLQAQELRYILEDCTPKVVLTTNTLFSKVREASKDLPSTPQIFTLEEASGEANALQAAMQKAPTTAPEGEIHEDDDAALLYTAGTTGAPKGVTLTHKNLYSNAVAASKKAEILKLKTGRVSLSILPFSHAFGYTMMNVAFILGDKNVLLPHFEPVKVLEAIEKYKVTHSAMVPAMFHALYNHPDADNYDTSTFFACISGSAALPKPIAEGFQKKFGCIILEGYGLSEAAPIVTATDPRQKIKPGSVGQPLPGIEVAVVDENDNRLPANEVGELIVSGPNVLKGYHGKPEETGKVLKDGWLYTGDMARVDEEDYVFIVDRKKDVIIRGGFNIYPKDLEELLLSHSEVSEAAVIGVPSEKMGEEVAAYIVKKRRSEIQEEELITFAQEHLAKYKTPRFLKIVGYLPKNVIGKTDKKKLREWAKEFHTASK is encoded by the coding sequence ATGAATTTAAGCAAAATATGGCAAGATAACGTTGTGGAGTACGGCGAGTATCCTATCCTTATCTATGAAGGGGAAGCGTATACAAACGTACGCTTGGACGAAGTCTCTTCACAATTAGCCCATGCGTTAAGGCAAATGGGGGTGGAAAAGGGCAACCGTGTCCTTGTCACGATGCCAAATTGCCCCGAAGTGGTTATCGCGTTCGGCGGTGTCATAAAAAGCGGGTCAGCGGTTGTCCCTGTCATGCCGCTTTTGCAGGCACAGGAACTTCGTTATATATTGGAAGATTGTACGCCCAAGGTTGTTTTGACGACAAACACGCTTTTTTCCAAGGTGCGAGAAGCAAGTAAAGATCTCCCGTCAACGCCGCAAATTTTTACGTTAGAAGAAGCGTCTGGAGAAGCAAACGCTTTGCAAGCGGCTATGCAAAAAGCGCCGACAACGGCACCCGAAGGGGAGATTCATGAAGATGACGATGCCGCGCTGCTGTACACGGCAGGAACAACCGGTGCTCCGAAAGGCGTCACATTAACACATAAAAACCTTTATTCCAACGCGGTCGCTGCTTCAAAAAAAGCAGAAATTCTTAAACTTAAAACGGGGCGGGTAAGCCTAAGTATTCTCCCCTTTTCACACGCTTTCGGTTACACGATGATGAATGTCGCGTTTATACTCGGCGATAAAAATGTTTTGCTGCCACACTTTGAACCTGTGAAAGTGCTGGAAGCAATTGAAAAATACAAAGTCACCCATTCGGCAATGGTGCCCGCCATGTTTCATGCCTTATACAATCACCCTGATGCAGACAACTATGATACCTCCACTTTTTTTGCCTGTATTTCCGGTTCGGCAGCCCTTCCCAAGCCTATAGCGGAAGGGTTTCAAAAGAAATTCGGCTGCATCATTTTGGAGGGATACGGATTATCGGAAGCCGCGCCGATCGTGACGGCTACCGATCCGAGGCAGAAAATCAAACCCGGATCCGTCGGGCAGCCGTTGCCGGGCATTGAAGTGGCCGTCGTCGATGAAAATGATAATCGTTTGCCCGCAAATGAGGTCGGGGAGCTCATCGTCTCCGGTCCCAATGTGCTCAAAGGGTACCACGGAAAACCGGAAGAAACGGGCAAAGTGTTAAAAGATGGATGGTTGTACACAGGGGATATGGCCAGGGTTGATGAAGAGGATTATGTGTTCATCGTCGACCGCAAAAAAGATGTCATTATTCGCGGGGGCTTTAATATCTATCCGAAGGATCTGGAAGAGTTGTTATTGAGCCATTCCGAAGTATCGGAAGCGGCCGTTATCGGGGTTCCTTCCGAGAAGATGGGGGAAGAAGTAGCCGCCTACATTGTGAAAAAACGTCGATCCGAAATTCAGGAAGAGGAGCTGATCACGTTTGCCCAAGAACACTTGGCGAAGTACAAAACCCCCCGGTTTTTGAAAATCGTCGGCTACCTCCCGAAAAACGTTATTGGAAAAACAGATAAAAAGAAGCTCAGAGAATGGGCGAAAGAATTTCATACTGCATCAAAATAA
- a CDS encoding acyl-CoA dehydrogenase family protein, with amino-acid sequence MISFSPTEDETAFVDVAQGFAKDVIRPNARDCEKKRAVDDMITAKAEEIGVSTLELPERWDGLELPLISQVQMLQALSYGDLDIVQGLPGAGDAASIIRLAPENPALDAYKESGQGSVWPNVAFIDAFDPEEPWGGALQISKNGDGYTLNGTSQPVRLGVGAEYVAVAAVDTDAEPVVVWLHNTLGGNRWTAKEGDYRLGLLSTGLASLRFDHTEVHANEVLAKGDEAQALITGAQTRVRILQAAKAVGLMEAALEYATEYTAERKAFGKVIAQFQGVSFKIAEMAIETRIANHLVWEAATKVDADKKDADEASLRALYRSHRSSLFVTDAAVQMLGGHGFVDEFPVEKWARDAQAQAGLYGREHDLITRRGERIVNGTTGAKKEVLQ; translated from the coding sequence TTGATCTCATTTTCACCTACTGAAGATGAAACAGCATTTGTGGATGTTGCCCAAGGGTTTGCAAAAGACGTGATTCGTCCCAATGCAAGGGATTGTGAAAAAAAACGGGCAGTTGACGACATGATTACCGCCAAAGCGGAGGAGATTGGCGTATCCACGCTTGAGCTTCCCGAGCGTTGGGATGGGCTTGAATTGCCTTTAATTTCTCAGGTGCAAATGCTCCAAGCCCTCAGTTACGGCGACCTTGATATTGTACAGGGTTTACCGGGAGCCGGTGATGCTGCCTCTATCATCCGTCTTGCTCCGGAAAATCCGGCGCTTGATGCCTATAAAGAATCAGGGCAGGGAAGCGTTTGGCCGAACGTAGCGTTCATCGATGCTTTCGATCCCGAAGAACCCTGGGGCGGAGCGTTGCAAATAAGCAAAAATGGCGACGGTTATACATTGAACGGCACCTCCCAACCGGTTCGCTTGGGAGTAGGCGCTGAATATGTGGCTGTGGCTGCCGTCGATACAGACGCTGAGCCGGTGGTGGTATGGCTTCACAATACGCTGGGAGGGAACCGCTGGACGGCAAAAGAAGGAGACTATCGTCTCGGTCTGCTGAGCACGGGTCTTGCCAGCCTTCGTTTCGACCATACAGAGGTACACGCGAATGAAGTCCTCGCTAAAGGCGATGAAGCCCAGGCGTTGATCACCGGTGCACAGACACGCGTTCGGATACTACAGGCGGCGAAAGCCGTTGGCTTAATGGAAGCAGCGCTCGAATACGCGACGGAATACACAGCTGAGCGGAAGGCGTTCGGCAAAGTGATCGCGCAGTTTCAAGGGGTCTCATTTAAAATTGCGGAAATGGCGATCGAAACGAGAATTGCAAATCACCTCGTTTGGGAAGCGGCAACAAAAGTGGACGCAGATAAGAAAGATGCCGATGAAGCGTCTTTGCGGGCCTTGTATCGATCCCATCGCTCCTCGCTTTTTGTTACGGACGCAGCCGTTCAAATGCTTGGCGGGCACGGGTTTGTCGACGAATTCCCGGTGGAGAAATGGGCCCGTGATGCCCAGGCGCAAGCCGGTCTGTATGGTCGGGAACACGATTTGATTACCCGCCGCGGCGAGCGGATCGTAAACGGAACAACAGGGGCGAAGAAGGAGGTTCTCCAATGA